atgtgagacattcttggtccacatatttcataaatttttatatctctaggatagttgatcaatagtgtaggaattatatataatttgattagtgtttgtaatacattttgattaatatatatatatatatatatatatatatatataatttgattatctgaatttatgtatttgtctggctgggtatatataattgaacaaattaatttatatggtAATTAGCACTAAACAGATTGCACTAAAAAAAACACCATTTACAAGGGCGGTtatttaccatagccgcatttgtaaatccaGCGcaagatttacaaatgcgactaTTACCATAGCCACATTTATAAATGTGATTTACAAGGGCTATTACAATAGCTGCTTTCTTATCTCTTCAATTTAAGAATGCGTGTTCATCAAATGCAGTTCTATAGTCGTCcttctaaatttaaaatagctGCATTCGTTTTGTCTTTTTGCACCAGTAACTACAAAGAAAGACTTTGCATTAATTAGGCACCAAGACACATATATGCAATAATCATTCAAAGGATTATCTATCTACAATATCAGTATGTAGTGACCTCTCTCTTTCTCTATATACTCAATAATGACTATTCACAATATCATAACTTCAGAAAAGGTCTTTTTTGgagaaaaatatagtaaaaaatCATACATGCATCACACATAAACTAAGTACacaaaaatatatagttttaacaatatattccaaaaaaaaTCAAGTGGTACTCGAGAAAAAAAGTAAATAGTAAACACAAACACCTATGATCACAAATGTAGTTCTTTGTATATTCTAATTCTAACCAATTCCTATTTTTTGTGTATCCTAACATACTACTATCAAATAAAATActataataacattaaaatacaAACCCATCAAATAACCTCTACCATGAAATACGAAAATATATTGTCTTAAGTGTGTGTGCAAGAAATTGACTTTGGGTCACTACATGATGTTACAAGGGTCACCACACGGAAAATAACACGGACACACACTTTATATTATTCATCACCCAACAAAAATCAAACAAGATCAATCTTTCACTTAATAAACTAATGAATAGAAAATGTATTACCTTTGGTGAAATTAAATAGAACACTTCAATGTAAGGTCACCAATAGCGTCACCCAACCACCGTCACTTGCAAACACCAAAAACGACGAGGACGAACGAGGAGGAGAAGGTGGAAGACAGACAAATACTAGAACAGAAGTTTGAGGAGAAGACCAAACAAAtgctagaagagaagaagacaccgAAACTGGAGAAATTGAGAAAAAGTGGACAAACTAAATTCAGAATGCAACCCTCAAAATGTTTTAACCTAAGTTCAGAACGTAACGAAGTATCCAAatcttaaatattttcaaaatattagaCCCACAACACAATTAAATATAGGGACTCTAAATCAAAACATTGATTGTCCCGACAATTGTTTCGTTCTTTTGGTTGGTGACAAAATTCCTCTTTCAACTTTTTTTCATTCCATTTTTGGCTAAGTAGTATAAGTACTAACTGGTTATACTTTACTATCTATATAGCTACACGTGCAAGCAAATTGACAGAAACCGTAGTGAAAATCTTACAGGAACTGTTCATCTTATCAATGCAGAACAGAACTTCTGAAAACACACAGCATAAATATCATGCTAGGCTATGCATAATCTTCTTTCTCTATACATATAGGCATTCGCAGTAGAGAATCTTACTGGGTGATTCATGTAAAACCACCTCAAAAACCAATACACTAAGTTTTTTATAACCACTGAAGTATCTAccatgaaaattattttccaaaCCATTATTAATGAGCGGGTACAGTCTAGATCCTAGGAGAAAGATGAACATGCAATGCATTTTTCATGACCACAGTGAACTCTTGTTTCTCTGACAAATCCACATCTCCTCCATCAGGAACCTTCCACTCAAAATTCCAAACCAAATTAGCGACGAAGTACTCCAAATGAAGAAGGGCGAGATTATAGCCAGGGCAAATCCTTCTCCCAGCACCAAAGGGCATCATCTTGATCTCTTTACTCCCAGTAATATCAAAGCTCTCATCATTCATAAACCTCTCTGGCTTAAACGCCATGGGATCCTCCCACACCTTAGGGTCCCACCCCATCTCTGCCACCATGAAATTCACTGTCCCATTCTTAGGGACCAAGTAATCATTAAAAATCACGTCCTCAGTTACTGCATGAGGCAACACAAAGTGACCAGGTGGGTGACGCCTCAAACCCTCCAAAATCACACACTTCAGATAACCAAGTTTCTGCAACTCTTCTTCTTTCacttctctctcttctctctcaccCAATACCTCCCTTATCTCATCCACCAACCTCTCTTGCACATGCCGGTACTTCACCAAATTCGCCATGATCCACTGCAACGCCGTGGAAGTCGTGTCCGTACCCCCGTTCAAAAACTCATTACACAGCGTCACAATCTCCCCTTCGTTCAGCTTGCGTTTCTCCTCAGGTAAATGCAAATCCAACAAAGTATCAACATACGAGACAACACCTTCCTCCTTGCCTTGCTTTTGCTTTTGCTGCCTGGCTCTTATAAATGGAAGCATCACGTCCTCTTGCTCCTTGCGAAACCTCAGCAACTCCTCCCAACGTTTGCGAAGCAAAACGCGCGTGACTTTGGGCCAGAAATTGAGGATGTTGAACCTGTTAAACCCTATAAGTAACTGTCGTTGGACGCGCTCGATTTCTCTGACTTTTCCCTCATCGAGTCGTTCCCCGAAGCACATGAAGACGAGCAAGCTGAACATGGCGTACTGGAAGTGGTCGATGACTCTGACGGAATCGTTGGAGAGAGAATCGGATTTAAGGTGCGCGAGGAGGGTGTGGAGGACCCAGTTGCGGATCCCAGAGAAGGACTTGGCGCGGGAGTGGTGAAGCATCTCGGAGGTGAGATTGCGGCGGAGGACGCGCCACGTGGCCCCGTAGGAGGCGGAGCTGATGTTGTGTTGGTTGCTGGTGACGATTTTAGATGCGGCGAGAGCCTTGGGGCGGTCGGAGAAGAGGGAACCGTTTTGGACGAGGGCTCGGTGGGCGAGGGTGCGGTCGGCGATGAATATGGCACGTTGAGATCCGATGCGGATGGTGACAATAGGGCCGAACTTGGCGTGGAGGGTTCGGAGAATTGGCTCGAGTTGGCTGAAGGAT
The sequence above is a segment of the Phaseolus vulgaris cultivar G19833 chromosome 2, P. vulgaris v2.0, whole genome shotgun sequence genome. Coding sequences within it:
- the LOC137810878 gene encoding cytochrome P450 89A2-like, which translates into the protein MQQAPLMEAWFIILVSAFVCVVVRAIFSRQTKTINTPPGPLHIPIVTSILWLLKSFSQLEPILRTLHAKFGPIVTIRIGSQRAIFIADRTLAHRALVQNGSLFSDRPKALAASKIVTSNQHNISSASYGATWRVLRRNLTSEMLHHSRAKSFSGIRNWVLHTLLAHLKSDSLSNDSVRVIDHFQYAMFSLLVFMCFGERLDEGKVREIERVQRQLLIGFNRFNILNFWPKVTRVLLRKRWEELLRFRKEQEDVMLPFIRARQQKQKQGKEEGVVSYVDTLLDLHLPEEKRKLNEGEIVTLCNEFLNGGTDTTSTALQWIMANLVKYRHVQERLVDEIREVLGEREEREVKEEELQKLGYLKCVILEGLRRHPPGHFVLPHAVTEDVIFNDYLVPKNGTVNFMVAEMGWDPKVWEDPMAFKPERFMNDESFDITGSKEIKMMPFGAGRRICPGYNLALLHLEYFVANLVWNFEWKVPDGGDVDLSEKQEFTVVMKNALHVHLSPRI